From the Capnocytophaga sp. oral taxon 878 genome, the window ATTTGGTATTGAAGAGTGTAGCCAGAGCGGCATTGGCTTTGGCGTAGTTGCCTTGGGCTTTGTAGGCACCTGCTAAGTAGTGCAGACCGCGATAGTAGATAGAGTTTTTGGGTTGGGAGTTATGGGTTTCGTTAAAAAAGCTAATTACGGAGCTGCGGTTATTGGAGTAGAATTTGAGGCGTAGGACTTGTAGCCACATACGGTTGGCAAAGAAAGGATCGGTGGAGGCAGCGGCATTGCGGAATAGCTTTTCGGCTTTTTGTATTTCGGTATTTTGGGTGCGCTCTCTGTTGATGCTTTGGTCATAATCCCAAGGGTCGTAGGTTACGTTGGTGATATGTTCGTTACCACGGGCGAAGCCTAATACGGTAAAGAAGTTGGTTACCACGCCGCTATTTTTTTGTGGTATGGGCTTGGTAAGGCTTACTTTTCCTTTATCGGGGGCGGAGTTATATTTTTCAATATCGGGCAAGGCGTTGGGGTCGTACATAAAGTAGGAGATTGCCTCGTCGGTAAGGTTTTGGGCGAGGTATTTTTTCCAGTCGGCAAGATCATCGTTACGGAAGCTGAGAGTACCGGCGGTGATATAATCGCCGTTATAGAATAGGTTATCGGGCTCCATATACAAGGGTTCGTACGGTTTTTTATTGACGGTTACCTCGGGAGCGAAGATGGAGTTATAGTAATAGCCCCAGCCCCAATCGCCCCCACAGGCGTATAGGTAGGTACCGATGGCTGCTACTGCTAGAGAAGCTGCTATGATTAACTTTTTGATATTGGACATATTTTTTAAGTCTAACTTATTTGTTATTGTTGTTTATTAAAGTTTTACACGGGTTGTACGTTTTTTGTGTTGTGGTGTAGGTACTTGATATATTACGCGGGAAAGGTGTAATGGCTTTGCCTTGCAAAGGTAGTAAATATTTTTTTATTAGCAAGTTTTAGGGGGTGGGAATGCCCTCACCCCCATTAAATACTTACTAAGTTACTGCCGAGAACCTCTGGCTAAGGAGACTTATGAGAGGTTGTTATCGGGGTTATGTATTAGCCTACGGAGACTAATTCGACATCGAAAATAAGGGTTGCGTTGGGAGGGATTACGCCTCCTGCACCGCGGGCGCCATAGGCTAAGTGAGCGGGGATTACCAAGCGTGCTTTATCGCCTTCGTGTAGGAGGAGGATTCCTTCGTCCCATCCTTCGATAACTTGCCCTACTCCTACGGTGAAGCGAAGCGGCTCGGCACGGCGGCGTGAGCTATCGAACACGGTTTTATCGAGCAACATACCGGTGTAATGTACTGATACGGGCTTACCTGCTACGGCTTGCTTACCGGTGCCGTGGTGGGTGATTTGGTAATATAGACCGCTTTCGGTTTTTTGGAATCCTACGACTTCTTGAGCGAGGGCTGCTTCGGCTTTTCGTTTTTCTTCGGCAAGGCGAGCGGCTTTGGTTTCTTGTTGTTGGTTAAAGGCTTGTAGGGCGTCCCAGTTTTGGGCTTCGGCACCTACCCTAATGATTTCGACAGTATCAATTTTATCACCTTGAGCGATGGCATCGACCACTTCTTGTCCTTCGACCACTTCGCCAAAAACGGTGTGCTTACCATCGAGCCAAGGGGTGGGCAGGTGGGTGATGAAGAACTGACTGCCATTGGTTCCTGGGCCGGCATTCGCCATAGAGAGGACGCCTGCCTTGTTGTGCTTTAATGAAGGGTGGAACTCATCATCGAAGCGATAGCCAGGATCACCGGTGCCGGTGCCGAGAGGGCATCCGCCTTGTATCATAAAATTAGGGATGACACGGTGAAAGGTAAGTCCGTTGTAATAAGGGGTGCCTATTGGTTTTTGGGAGTTTTTCATTTTTCCTTCGGCAAGGGCGATGAAATTACCTACGGTAGCAGGGGTTTCGGCATAAGTGAGGCGTAGTAGTATAACGCCTTTGGTGGTAGTGATTTTGGCATAAATTCCGTTTTG encodes:
- a CDS encoding peptidylprolyl isomerase, yielding MQNGIYAKITTTKGVILLRLTYAETPATVGNFIALAEGKMKNSQKPIGTPYYNGLTFHRVIPNFMIQGGCPLGTGTGDPGYRFDDEFHPSLKHNKAGVLSMANAGPGTNGSQFFITHLPTPWLDGKHTVFGEVVEGQEVVDAIAQGDKIDTVEIIRVGAEAQNWDALQAFNQQQETKAARLAEEKRKAEAALAQEVVGFQKTESGLYYQITHHGTGKQAVAGKPVSVHYTGMLLDKTVFDSSRRRAEPLRFTVGVGQVIEGWDEGILLLHEGDKARLVIPAHLAYGARGAGGVIPPNATLIFDVELVSVG